One window of Phycodurus eques isolate BA_2022a chromosome 8, UOR_Pequ_1.1, whole genome shotgun sequence genomic DNA carries:
- the fnbp1l gene encoding formin-binding protein 1-like isoform X1, producing MSWGTELWDQFDNLDKHTQWGIDFLERYAKFVKERLEIEQNYAKQLRNLVKKYCPKRSKDEEPRFTSCLSFYGILNELNDYAGQREVVAEEIGHKVYGTVMKYSQDLKAERKHHLQEGRKAQQYLDHCWKQMDNSKKKFERECKEAEKSQITYERLDNDINATKSEVEKAKAQYYLRTHMADESKNEYAAQLQNFNAEQWKHFNNSIPHIFKNLQDMDQRRTVKLGETYRNFAEAERRVIPIISKCLEGMVSAAKAVDERRDSGIVVESFKSGFDPPGDFPFEDFSQNLSRTGSDGAISNTPKGERDGAPAPRPDPKHAMSKTKNKLWLFGKKPKSPSSSPPPPPSSSSRPRSSSQFFPPNRFSSDRMNQYLSDIKTTVPRIPQNLKGLRRGAPSLEDFSHLPPEQRRKRLQQKIDELNSKLQIEMDQRDALNKMKDVYEKTPPMGDPNSLQPKISETICNMEKLRSEIHKYEAWLSEVEGKQASRDRRHSADNHHPTPQGRESPEGSYTEDTSQEHHTPHQHSSPPQPGQPSTDPHDFDDEFDDDDPLPVIGHCKALYSFDGQNEGTLVMAEDEVLYIIEEDKGDGWTRARKQSGEEGYVPTTYVEITMEKNCKGAVTYI from the exons GACCAGTTCGATAATCTGGACAAACATACTCAATGGGGGATTGACTTCCTGGAGCGTTATGCAAAGTTTGTCAAGGAAAGGTTGGAAATTGAGCAAAATTATGCCAAGCAGCTAAG GAACCTGGTAAAGAAATACTGTCCAAAACGCTCCAAAGATGAGGAACCGAG GTTTACCTCCTGTCTGTCATTTTACGGCATACTGAACGAGCTGAACGACTATGCTGGTCAGAGGGAGGTGGTGGCAGAGGAGATAGGCCATAAGGTTTATGGAACAGTGATGAAGTATAGCCAGGACCTCAAAGCAGAACGGAAACAT catcTGCAGGAGGGCAGGAAGGCCCAGCAGTATTTGGATCATTGCTGGAAACAGATGGACAAC AGTAAAAAGAAGTTTGAGAGAGAATGCAAGGAAGCAGAGAAATCCCAAATAACCTACGAGAGGTTAGACAATGACATCAATGCCACAAAATCTGAAGTTGAGAAG GCCAAAGCCCAGTATTACCTGCGGACTCACATGGCGGATGAGAGTAAAAACGAGTATGCTGCCCAGCTACAAAACTTCAATGCGGAGCAGTGGAAACATTTCAACAACTCCATACCACACATCTTTAAG AATCTGCAAGATATGGATCAGCGTCGAACAGTGAAGCTTGGGGAGACGTACCGAAACTTCGCAGAAGCAGAACGAAGAGTCATTCCTATTATTTCTAAGTGTTTAGAAGGGATGGTTTCAGCAGCCAAAGCTGTTGATGAGAGAAGG GATTCTGGCATTGTTGTGGAGTCATTTAAGTCTGGCTTTGACCCTCCAGGCGATTTCCCCTTTGAAGACTTCAGTCAGAATCTAAGTCGAACAGGGTCAGATGGGGCCATCAGCAATACGCCCAAAGGAGAGCGAGACGGGGCCCCGGCTCCAAGACCGGACCCAAAACACGCAATGAGCAAAACCAAGAACAAACTCTGGCTCTTCGGGAAGAAACCAAAG tccccttcttcttctcctccaccacctccttcctcctcctcccgccCACGATCTTCTTCGCAATTTTTCCCTCCGAATCGGTTCAGCTCTGACCGAATGAACCAGTATCTGTCTGACATAAAGACTACAGTACCCAGAATTCCCCAGAACTTGAAGGGTCTGAGAAGAGGG GCTCCATCATTGGAGGATTTCAGCCACTTACCCCCCGaacagaggaggaagaggttGCAGCAGAAAATTGATGAACTCAACAGCAAGCTCCAAATAGAGATGGATCAGAG GGATGCCCTGAACAAAATGAAAGATGTGTATGAGAAGACTCCACCGATGGGCGACCCCAACAGCCTGCAGCCAAAAATATCAGAGACCATATGCAACATGGAAAAGCTCCGCTCTGAAATCCACAAATATGAG GCTTGGTTGTCGGAGGTGGAGGGAAAGCAGGCCTCCAGAGACAGGAGGCACAGTGCCGACAACCACCATCCCACTCCCCAAGGCAGAGAGAG TCCTGAAGGAAGTTATACAGAAGACACCAGTCAGGAGCACCACACACCTCACCAGCACTCCAGTCCCCCGCAGCCGGGACAGCCCAGCACCGACCCGCACGACTTTGATGATGAATTCGATGACGACGACCCGCTACCTGTCATTGGACACTGCAAAGCTTTGTACTCTTTTGACG GTCAGAATGAGGGAACCCTCGTCATGGCAGAAGACGAG GTGTTGTACATTATTGAGGAAGATAAAGGTGACGGCTGGACGAGGGCGAGGAAGCAGAGCGGGGAAGAAGGCTACGTCCCCACCACTTATGTGGAGATCACCATGGAGAAGAACTGTAAAGGTGCTGTCACCTATATCTGA
- the fnbp1l gene encoding formin-binding protein 1-like isoform X3 yields MSWGTELWDQFDNLDKHTQWGIDFLERYAKFVKERLEIEQNYAKQLRNLVKKYCPKRSKDEEPRFTSCLSFYGILNELNDYAGQREVVAEEIGHKVYGTVMKYSQDLKAERKHHLQEGRKAQQYLDHCWKQMDNSKKKFERECKEAEKSQITYERLDNDINATKSEVEKAKAQYYLRTHMADESKNEYAAQLQNFNAEQWKHFNNSIPHIFKNLQDMDQRRTVKLGETYRNFAEAERRVIPIISKCLEGMVSAAKAVDERRDSGIVVESFKSGFDPPGDFPFEDFSQNLSRTGSDGAISNTPKGERDGAPAPRPDPKHAMSKTKNKLWLFGKKPKAPSLEDFSHLPPEQRRKRLQQKIDELNSKLQIEMDQRDALNKMKDVYEKTPPMGDPNSLQPKISETICNMEKLRSEIHKYEAWLSEVEGKQASRDRRHSADNHHPTPQGRESPEGSYTEDTSQEHHTPHQHSSPPQPGQPSTDPHDFDDEFDDDDPLPVIGHCKALYSFDGQNEGTLVMAEDEVLYIIEEDKGDGWTRARKQSGEEGYVPTTYVEITMEKNCKGAVTYI; encoded by the exons GACCAGTTCGATAATCTGGACAAACATACTCAATGGGGGATTGACTTCCTGGAGCGTTATGCAAAGTTTGTCAAGGAAAGGTTGGAAATTGAGCAAAATTATGCCAAGCAGCTAAG GAACCTGGTAAAGAAATACTGTCCAAAACGCTCCAAAGATGAGGAACCGAG GTTTACCTCCTGTCTGTCATTTTACGGCATACTGAACGAGCTGAACGACTATGCTGGTCAGAGGGAGGTGGTGGCAGAGGAGATAGGCCATAAGGTTTATGGAACAGTGATGAAGTATAGCCAGGACCTCAAAGCAGAACGGAAACAT catcTGCAGGAGGGCAGGAAGGCCCAGCAGTATTTGGATCATTGCTGGAAACAGATGGACAAC AGTAAAAAGAAGTTTGAGAGAGAATGCAAGGAAGCAGAGAAATCCCAAATAACCTACGAGAGGTTAGACAATGACATCAATGCCACAAAATCTGAAGTTGAGAAG GCCAAAGCCCAGTATTACCTGCGGACTCACATGGCGGATGAGAGTAAAAACGAGTATGCTGCCCAGCTACAAAACTTCAATGCGGAGCAGTGGAAACATTTCAACAACTCCATACCACACATCTTTAAG AATCTGCAAGATATGGATCAGCGTCGAACAGTGAAGCTTGGGGAGACGTACCGAAACTTCGCAGAAGCAGAACGAAGAGTCATTCCTATTATTTCTAAGTGTTTAGAAGGGATGGTTTCAGCAGCCAAAGCTGTTGATGAGAGAAGG GATTCTGGCATTGTTGTGGAGTCATTTAAGTCTGGCTTTGACCCTCCAGGCGATTTCCCCTTTGAAGACTTCAGTCAGAATCTAAGTCGAACAGGGTCAGATGGGGCCATCAGCAATACGCCCAAAGGAGAGCGAGACGGGGCCCCGGCTCCAAGACCGGACCCAAAACACGCAATGAGCAAAACCAAGAACAAACTCTGGCTCTTCGGGAAGAAACCAAAG GCTCCATCATTGGAGGATTTCAGCCACTTACCCCCCGaacagaggaggaagaggttGCAGCAGAAAATTGATGAACTCAACAGCAAGCTCCAAATAGAGATGGATCAGAG GGATGCCCTGAACAAAATGAAAGATGTGTATGAGAAGACTCCACCGATGGGCGACCCCAACAGCCTGCAGCCAAAAATATCAGAGACCATATGCAACATGGAAAAGCTCCGCTCTGAAATCCACAAATATGAG GCTTGGTTGTCGGAGGTGGAGGGAAAGCAGGCCTCCAGAGACAGGAGGCACAGTGCCGACAACCACCATCCCACTCCCCAAGGCAGAGAGAG TCCTGAAGGAAGTTATACAGAAGACACCAGTCAGGAGCACCACACACCTCACCAGCACTCCAGTCCCCCGCAGCCGGGACAGCCCAGCACCGACCCGCACGACTTTGATGATGAATTCGATGACGACGACCCGCTACCTGTCATTGGACACTGCAAAGCTTTGTACTCTTTTGACG GTCAGAATGAGGGAACCCTCGTCATGGCAGAAGACGAG GTGTTGTACATTATTGAGGAAGATAAAGGTGACGGCTGGACGAGGGCGAGGAAGCAGAGCGGGGAAGAAGGCTACGTCCCCACCACTTATGTGGAGATCACCATGGAGAAGAACTGTAAAGGTGCTGTCACCTATATCTGA
- the fnbp1l gene encoding formin-binding protein 1-like isoform X2 — protein MSWGTELWDQFDNLDKHTQWGIDFLERYAKFVKERLEIEQNYAKQLRNLVKKYCPKRSKDEEPRFTSCLSFYGILNELNDYAGQREVVAEEIGHKVYGTVMKYSQDLKAERKHHLQEGRKAQQYLDHCWKQMDNSKKKFERECKEAEKSQITYERLDNDINATKSEVEKAKAQYYLRTHMADESKNEYAAQLQNFNAEQWKHFNNSIPHIFKNLQDMDQRRTVKLGETYRNFAEAERRVIPIISKCLEGMVSAAKAVDERRDSGIVVESFKSGFDPPGDFPFEDFSQNLSRTGSDGAISNTPKGERDGAPAPRPDPKHAMSKTKNKLWLFGKKPKSPSSSPPPPPSSSSRPRSSSQFFPPNRFSSDRMNQYLSDIKTTVPRIPQNLKGLRRGAPSLEDFSHLPPEQRRKRLQQKIDELNSKLQIEMDQRDALNKMKDVYEKTPPMGDPNSLQPKISETICNMEKLRSEIHKYEAWLSEVEGKQASRDRRHSADNHHPTPQGRESPEGSYTEDTSQEHHTPHQHSSPPQPGQPSTDPHDFDDEFDDDDPLPVIGHCKALYSFDGQNEGTLVMAEDEVLYIIEEDKGDGWTRARKQSGEEGYVPTTYVEITMEKNCKGS, from the exons GACCAGTTCGATAATCTGGACAAACATACTCAATGGGGGATTGACTTCCTGGAGCGTTATGCAAAGTTTGTCAAGGAAAGGTTGGAAATTGAGCAAAATTATGCCAAGCAGCTAAG GAACCTGGTAAAGAAATACTGTCCAAAACGCTCCAAAGATGAGGAACCGAG GTTTACCTCCTGTCTGTCATTTTACGGCATACTGAACGAGCTGAACGACTATGCTGGTCAGAGGGAGGTGGTGGCAGAGGAGATAGGCCATAAGGTTTATGGAACAGTGATGAAGTATAGCCAGGACCTCAAAGCAGAACGGAAACAT catcTGCAGGAGGGCAGGAAGGCCCAGCAGTATTTGGATCATTGCTGGAAACAGATGGACAAC AGTAAAAAGAAGTTTGAGAGAGAATGCAAGGAAGCAGAGAAATCCCAAATAACCTACGAGAGGTTAGACAATGACATCAATGCCACAAAATCTGAAGTTGAGAAG GCCAAAGCCCAGTATTACCTGCGGACTCACATGGCGGATGAGAGTAAAAACGAGTATGCTGCCCAGCTACAAAACTTCAATGCGGAGCAGTGGAAACATTTCAACAACTCCATACCACACATCTTTAAG AATCTGCAAGATATGGATCAGCGTCGAACAGTGAAGCTTGGGGAGACGTACCGAAACTTCGCAGAAGCAGAACGAAGAGTCATTCCTATTATTTCTAAGTGTTTAGAAGGGATGGTTTCAGCAGCCAAAGCTGTTGATGAGAGAAGG GATTCTGGCATTGTTGTGGAGTCATTTAAGTCTGGCTTTGACCCTCCAGGCGATTTCCCCTTTGAAGACTTCAGTCAGAATCTAAGTCGAACAGGGTCAGATGGGGCCATCAGCAATACGCCCAAAGGAGAGCGAGACGGGGCCCCGGCTCCAAGACCGGACCCAAAACACGCAATGAGCAAAACCAAGAACAAACTCTGGCTCTTCGGGAAGAAACCAAAG tccccttcttcttctcctccaccacctccttcctcctcctcccgccCACGATCTTCTTCGCAATTTTTCCCTCCGAATCGGTTCAGCTCTGACCGAATGAACCAGTATCTGTCTGACATAAAGACTACAGTACCCAGAATTCCCCAGAACTTGAAGGGTCTGAGAAGAGGG GCTCCATCATTGGAGGATTTCAGCCACTTACCCCCCGaacagaggaggaagaggttGCAGCAGAAAATTGATGAACTCAACAGCAAGCTCCAAATAGAGATGGATCAGAG GGATGCCCTGAACAAAATGAAAGATGTGTATGAGAAGACTCCACCGATGGGCGACCCCAACAGCCTGCAGCCAAAAATATCAGAGACCATATGCAACATGGAAAAGCTCCGCTCTGAAATCCACAAATATGAG GCTTGGTTGTCGGAGGTGGAGGGAAAGCAGGCCTCCAGAGACAGGAGGCACAGTGCCGACAACCACCATCCCACTCCCCAAGGCAGAGAGAG TCCTGAAGGAAGTTATACAGAAGACACCAGTCAGGAGCACCACACACCTCACCAGCACTCCAGTCCCCCGCAGCCGGGACAGCCCAGCACCGACCCGCACGACTTTGATGATGAATTCGATGACGACGACCCGCTACCTGTCATTGGACACTGCAAAGCTTTGTACTCTTTTGACG GTCAGAATGAGGGAACCCTCGTCATGGCAGAAGACGAG GTGTTGTACATTATTGAGGAAGATAAAGGTGACGGCTGGACGAGGGCGAGGAAGCAGAGCGGGGAAGAAGGCTACGTCCCCACCACTTATGTGGAGATCACCATGGAGAAGAACTGTAAAG GTTCCTGA
- the fnbp1l gene encoding formin-binding protein 1-like isoform X4, which translates to MKYSQDLKAERKHHLQEGRKAQQYLDHCWKQMDNSKKKFERECKEAEKSQITYERLDNDINATKSEVEKAKAQYYLRTHMADESKNEYAAQLQNFNAEQWKHFNNSIPHIFKNLQDMDQRRTVKLGETYRNFAEAERRVIPIISKCLEGMVSAAKAVDERRDSGIVVESFKSGFDPPGDFPFEDFSQNLSRTGSDGAISNTPKGERDGAPAPRPDPKHAMSKTKNKLWLFGKKPKSPSSSPPPPPSSSSRPRSSSQFFPPNRFSSDRMNQYLSDIKTTVPRIPQNLKGLRRGAPSLEDFSHLPPEQRRKRLQQKIDELNSKLQIEMDQRDALNKMKDVYEKTPPMGDPNSLQPKISETICNMEKLRSEIHKYEAWLSEVEGKQASRDRRHSADNHHPTPQGRESPEGSYTEDTSQEHHTPHQHSSPPQPGQPSTDPHDFDDEFDDDDPLPVIGHCKALYSFDGQNEGTLVMAEDEVLYIIEEDKGDGWTRARKQSGEEGYVPTTYVEITMEKNCKGAVTYI; encoded by the exons ATGAAGTATAGCCAGGACCTCAAAGCAGAACGGAAACAT catcTGCAGGAGGGCAGGAAGGCCCAGCAGTATTTGGATCATTGCTGGAAACAGATGGACAAC AGTAAAAAGAAGTTTGAGAGAGAATGCAAGGAAGCAGAGAAATCCCAAATAACCTACGAGAGGTTAGACAATGACATCAATGCCACAAAATCTGAAGTTGAGAAG GCCAAAGCCCAGTATTACCTGCGGACTCACATGGCGGATGAGAGTAAAAACGAGTATGCTGCCCAGCTACAAAACTTCAATGCGGAGCAGTGGAAACATTTCAACAACTCCATACCACACATCTTTAAG AATCTGCAAGATATGGATCAGCGTCGAACAGTGAAGCTTGGGGAGACGTACCGAAACTTCGCAGAAGCAGAACGAAGAGTCATTCCTATTATTTCTAAGTGTTTAGAAGGGATGGTTTCAGCAGCCAAAGCTGTTGATGAGAGAAGG GATTCTGGCATTGTTGTGGAGTCATTTAAGTCTGGCTTTGACCCTCCAGGCGATTTCCCCTTTGAAGACTTCAGTCAGAATCTAAGTCGAACAGGGTCAGATGGGGCCATCAGCAATACGCCCAAAGGAGAGCGAGACGGGGCCCCGGCTCCAAGACCGGACCCAAAACACGCAATGAGCAAAACCAAGAACAAACTCTGGCTCTTCGGGAAGAAACCAAAG tccccttcttcttctcctccaccacctccttcctcctcctcccgccCACGATCTTCTTCGCAATTTTTCCCTCCGAATCGGTTCAGCTCTGACCGAATGAACCAGTATCTGTCTGACATAAAGACTACAGTACCCAGAATTCCCCAGAACTTGAAGGGTCTGAGAAGAGGG GCTCCATCATTGGAGGATTTCAGCCACTTACCCCCCGaacagaggaggaagaggttGCAGCAGAAAATTGATGAACTCAACAGCAAGCTCCAAATAGAGATGGATCAGAG GGATGCCCTGAACAAAATGAAAGATGTGTATGAGAAGACTCCACCGATGGGCGACCCCAACAGCCTGCAGCCAAAAATATCAGAGACCATATGCAACATGGAAAAGCTCCGCTCTGAAATCCACAAATATGAG GCTTGGTTGTCGGAGGTGGAGGGAAAGCAGGCCTCCAGAGACAGGAGGCACAGTGCCGACAACCACCATCCCACTCCCCAAGGCAGAGAGAG TCCTGAAGGAAGTTATACAGAAGACACCAGTCAGGAGCACCACACACCTCACCAGCACTCCAGTCCCCCGCAGCCGGGACAGCCCAGCACCGACCCGCACGACTTTGATGATGAATTCGATGACGACGACCCGCTACCTGTCATTGGACACTGCAAAGCTTTGTACTCTTTTGACG GTCAGAATGAGGGAACCCTCGTCATGGCAGAAGACGAG GTGTTGTACATTATTGAGGAAGATAAAGGTGACGGCTGGACGAGGGCGAGGAAGCAGAGCGGGGAAGAAGGCTACGTCCCCACCACTTATGTGGAGATCACCATGGAGAAGAACTGTAAAGGTGCTGTCACCTATATCTGA